AAGGAAAGGGTAGGCAGGGAATTATCTGGAGTAGGTTGGGTGAGTTTCTTGACTACCTCCCTGGGGCAGCTCCAGCCAAGCAGTTGTGTTTTCTTGCCCATTTGGCGGAGTGGACCAGGGCCAGGTCAAAGCTCTGGAACCCTGGGCCCTGCCTCCTtgctcctctggcaaccactggaCTCTAGCACATGTAGGAGTTGCAGGGCCCGCAGTTGGGGCGGGGGACACAGGGCGAGAAGCGGGTAGCAACAGCGGAGGGGGTGCAGGCACTGGAGACGCAGGGCGTGATGGTCTTGCCACATGCATTGGTCGTGGTGCAGGGGTTGCAGGGCAGcctggagaaaaaaatgacatagaAAACAGCGAATTGAGGGCGGCTTGTCATACACACCAGAGACCGGACATATACACCAAGAGTGGACTGCTCTCTGGGACTTGGCCTGACCTGTAACAGAGAAGGTCACAGGCTCACCTGCTGCAAAGCTCACTATCAACGCTAATGGTCTCCCAGTCATATCATGTCAAAAGTGCTGGATGGAGGCTCAGAAACTCCAGTCTCAGCTTCCAGCAACGTCCATTCCTAGCTGGTGACCTTAGATAAGTCGCTTACCTTCTCCAGGCCCCAGTCCCTTCACCTATAGAATGAGGAGAATAGTGATCCTGCCTGCCTGATGGTAACAGGGCAGATAAGGTAACATGTGGAAATGTAACTTCTACACATTACGGTATTGTTAAGATGTAAGAAATATCACTGATCACAAATCAGTGTCATCAGAGTAGAATGCGAAGAGTTGACTGTGCAACTTCAGTTTGTACATCACACAATTCCTGCCACTTTATGTTTTAATGATAGCCACATTGTTTTCTGAGTTCTGTCTGAGCATGTCTGGTGTGAAGGCATAATTTCCTCTCCGAGGTATTCAATCTTTGCCTGGAGTCCAACTGAGAAGTACACCTATATGTGCATAGCTTCGCCAAACACCGGCAGCTGAGTACTCACTTGCAGTCCTCGCTCTCCAGCAGCCCCCGGTACGTGTTGATCTCACACTCCAGCCGGGCCCGGACATCCAGCAGCACCTTGTACTCCTGGTTCTGCCGCTCCAGGTCCCTCCTGATCTCCTCCAGCTGGGACTCCACGTTGCCGATCAGGCACTGCACCTGGCCCAGCTGGGTACTGTAGCGGCCCTCCGTCTCCGTCAGGGTGTTCTCCAGAGAGTCTCTCTGTCGTGGGGAAGGTAAGGAAGGTCACAGAGCTGCTCCTGAAAGGGCTTTTCTCCACAGCATCCAAAGAAGTCATAAGCTCCAGGAGTTAAGGAAAGGATGGCCCAAAGGCCAGCCCGGTGCCTCTGACTCCCCGACCTCCCCTTCTCACCAGGAATTTGAACAATACCCACCAGGTTGTGCTGGGCCTGCAGCTCCACCTCCAGGGCATGGAACGTGCGTCTCAGCTCAGTGATCTCCGCCTGGTAGGACTGCAGCTGCTCCAAGCTGGACACCACCTGCCCGTTCAGCTCCTCAGTCTGAAACACCAAAGGGGAGAAGGCAGAATCAGACCCTGTCTGAAGGGCCCTGAGGGGCTGAGGGGCCTGAGCGGCCACATGCTGAGAGGCCCACCTGCCTGGTGAACCATTCCTGCACGTCCCTGCGGTTGCACTCTATCAGGGCCTCGTACTGAGACCTGGTCTCGTTGAGCACATTGTTCAGGTCCACGGTGGGGACGGCATCCACCTCCACGCTGAGGTGGTCTCCAAGCTGTCTCCTCAGGGAGTTGGCTTCCTGTGGTTATAGAAAATGCAAGAGTGACTATCCTCAATAAAAAGTGGACCCAAAGAAATGGCACTGCTTGTCAAAGTCCTGTTTGTCTATTTCCTCGGAAAAGACATTTTTAGTGGAGCGGCTATGACAACAGAAGGCAAAGTGGTCTGCGTTCCATGTGTTCAGCTCCTTCCCACCATGACTGTGTCGTGGCACTTGGATTCAAAACAAAATTCCCAAGGATTTGCTTGGGGGCCACTCAAGGATGGATGAATGCCCAACTTTCCCAGTTTGCAGACTGGCTGCAGATGACCTCACAAGAAAAAGAATTGGCTGTATAATTTCAGATTGTATATCACAGCATTTTTGCCATCAAGTAAGATCTTGTCATGACCCCtcccaggagagagaaggaacCCCAGATCATTCGTCATCAAGACTTTGAAAAAATGGAGACTCCAGTTCACCAGGATTGATATTTTGGCTTTGAGGGGAAAGAGAAATGGCTTTGCATGGCATGATCAGAGCAATGCTGGGACTCCTCCTACAACTCAGTAACCAATCACAAGCCCATGGAGGTGCCCTGAGAAACTCAAGCGAGGCACAAGTTCTGAGTGAAAGACAGCTTATCTGGGAACATGGATAGGTTTCATCtttcaatgttttcttttatcctGAAGTTTTGGTGTTTttgaaggaaatttaaaagattCTTATTCCTGATTCTGCCACCCCAAATCACTAAAGCCACCCTCAGCCTGAAGCTGAGTCAGGTttcttcatttctcatttctgGTCTCACCTCCTCATGGTTCCTCTTGAGGCAGATCAGCTCCTCCTTCAAGGACTCCACCTGGACCTCCAGGTCGGACTTGCACAGGGTTAGCTCATCCAGGATCCTACGCTGGGCATTTATGTCCGACTCCACCAGCTGCCGCAAGCCCAGCTCCATCTCATACCTGCAcaaggacagtgtcagagcagTAACTGGTAGACCTTGAAGACTGACAAGAATGATCTTGGATAAACCCattcacctctccttccctctttcggCAATGAGTAGACCCAAGAGAGAGAAGGTTCTGGAGGCTCAGTCAAGACCCAATATTGATTCAAAAATTGATGTGAGTCCTCATCCACTTTTGTGACTGCTTTCTTGGTTCCCCCCAATCCTCTGCAGAATCCTTCACAACTGATGGATTGAACCGCTGTTCAGTAAGCTATAGAAATCCCTTTTCTTTCACTAGAGATTGAACAAAAGGAGCAGACCCGTGTACATTCTGAACAACTCACTTGGTCTTGAAGCCATCTGCGGCCAGCTTGGCATTGTCAATCTGCACCACCAGCCTAGTGTTCTCTGCCTTGCTGCAAAGGATCTGGGGAATGAGAGGGTGCTAAGTGAGCattgaaaataaagatgaaaccATCGACTTCTTTAAACTTGCTTAAAAAGCCATTTTGAAggtaaaaggaggaagaaagaatcaCGATGGCATAGATGCAAGAAACACAGTTCTCTCCCACAGATTGAGAATCCTAGCAAACGTCCCCTGCTTAGAGATGACAACAAGGCCCCTCACCTTCTGCTGGAGCTCCTCGATGGTCCGGAAGTAGGACTGGTGGTCCGGGCACACAAGGAGGTCTTGCTGCTGGCTCCGCTCCCGGATGCGGCTCTCCAGCTCTGCGTTGTCCCGCTCCAGCTGGCGCACCTTCTCCAGGTAGCTGGCCAGCCGGCCGTTCAGGAACTGCATGGTCTCCTTCTCGTTGCTGTCGAAGGAGCCCTCGTAGAAGCAGCCGCTGTTGCCCACGTTGGCGGGGATGTTGCAGGACCCAGGCAGGGTGGAGCCGTGGCAGCTGAGGGGCACACAGGGCCGGGAGAAGCAGCTGGAGCTGCAGCTCAGGCTGGACAGGGAGCAGCTGTAAGGCATGGTGATGGAAGGAGTGAGGTGACCGGCTGAAGAGAGAGTCCAAGTTCTCCAAGGAGCTTTGGAGACTCCTGCGTCTGGGGAGCATTTATACCCCAACCCCAGAGGGTGTGGACACAGTatgtaatgtcttttttctttttacttcttcacTGCTTTTCAAATGCCCTTCCCTTCAGCCTGTGATTGGCCTTCTTCAGAAGAGTCCCTTGTCCCATAAATGTTTTTACTTGGCTTCTTGTTAAGTCAGGACTCCTCTTCAGGCTAGGCACGCCTGAAATTCAGAGTCCTGCAGTAGACCTTCAAAGAGGCCACACGGTCTAGCCCAAGTATCTGCCCTTGTTAATTGGGAGTTAGTCCATCTAATGACATTGTTTGGTGTCACGTGATCTGGTAAAACCATAATCAGACTCATCCCCTGACACACCTGGCATTTCCAGGGAGGGACTAAGATTGAATCAAGGAACAAGTTGCACTAAGAGGCAGCAGGAGACTCCCTTTCCATCTGCTTTGAGAGGAGAATCCTCCGATGAGTTAACACCCCAAGCCTTGAAGACTTGAGCTGGGTCAAGACTGCTTTGGGCCATGGCCAAGGAGGATGGACAGCTGTTTGTGTAATGTTACCTGCCTATCACTTACAAggactgtaatggaaaagaatgtaaaaaaaagagtggatatatgtgtatgtgtaacatatatgtgtatgtataacatatatgtgtatgtatatgtatgagtcACTTTgatgtagagcagaaactaacacaacattgtatatcaactatactccaataaaaactaattttaaagggcctccctggtggcgcagtggttgagagtccgcctgccgatgcaggggatacgggttcgtgccccggtctgggaggatcccatatgccgcggagcggctgggcccgtgagccatggccgctgggcctgcgcgtccggagcctgtgctccgcaacgggagaggccacaacagtgagagaggcccgcgtacagcaaaaaaaaaaaaaaaaaaaactaattttaaaaataaataaagggcttccctggtggcgccgtggttgagagtctgcctgccgatgcaggggacacgggttcgtgccccggtccgggaggatcccacatgccgcggagcggctgggcccgtgagccatggctgctgagcctgcgcgtccggagcctgtgctcctcaacgggagaggccacagcgatgagaggtccgcgtactgcaaaaaaaaaaataaataaataaataaaaatgttttaaaagcacTGTAGAGGAATTTTAAAGATAGAGGCTTTGATAATTAGTTTGAGAACAAGGAAGATTCTGAAAGAAGAGATCATTTAGAAAGAAGGGTGAAAAAATGCAAGCTGAGAGATCCAGACAAATGCATTGAAACTATCTAAGGAAAGTATCTGGAGGCAGGTGTGAGAACGGAATAAGGCAGTGCTTGCCAAACTTTTCCAATGAGGTATCCACAGCATTAGGACAAAGTGAGTGGTAACTGGAAAAGTCAGGATATAGCCCAAAGGAGCCTCCTCAAGCACAAAAATATCGTGTTGGCTTtaacataaaatgttttaaaattcccaGTTAGACTTTATAACATTTTGCCCAATCCTCCCAGTATAATCGACACACCAGGAAGATGCCCCGTATCCTCTCCTAGGCTCCCACCATCAGCCTTACTGTGTTCCATGCAATCTGGTTTAAGAACCAAAGGTTGAAAAATACcaaggggtggggcggggtgggggtcaTGTCATTGAATCCAAGGACCTGGGCGCCCTGGAGAGACAATGAGGAGACATGGCTTAGGCAGGGGATTTTGCAAGGCAAGCTTGGAGTTATTTAGGGTTGATCTGGGAGGTGAAGGAAGGCACCAGAAGGTCTGAGGAAGGGGTGACCAAAGTTCTGAACATACAGAAGTTGCACAATTATAGGCACCACCAGGTACCACCTGCACCCTGGGGAGCCGCACCCCAAACTCCGCTGCTGCTTTGGCTGCCTGCCATAGGCAGTTTTATTGACAACTTATTGGAGTCCTTCTCCCCATCAAGTTTCATGATAGTATTCACGTGGTGCTCTGTTTAAGTCTTGGATGAAAGGTCCCTCATCCACCCTCTCCAACACCATTATTGCTGCTTATTATAACACCATTCAGACCAAAAGCTCCAGACttataataaaatcaaaatctCTTTGTTTTCCTCCAAGGCAATTAAAGGGGGAGAAATAGGTGGGCAGGCATCACTGAGACTTCCCGGAGAAAGGACACGAGGCTAGGAGCTCCTGTCTCACTCATCCGGGCTTGGGACAAATGGAAAACCCTGTGAATCAGACTGATGGACATTTGCTCCTAGGGAACAGCACAGGCCTCCTGCTTCCCAACTCTTGTCGGCCTGCTCCAAAGCACTGGCTTTCCAGCAAGTCGCTGTTTCCGCAgtcctgccttcctccccacccagggAGCACAGAACTAAATACCAGCAGCGTCCTCCAAGCTCTTCGGTCTTATCTACTGATTGGCCAGTGTAGCAACATGGAGGCTTTAAGCAAAGGAGAATGTTTAGGTTCTAAGTATGAGAAGATTCAAGGATTGGGTtgacaaaaaagcaaaaagagacTTTGCATACAATGCAGAGAGAGCAGAGAAATGGGGAGAGATGGAAACAGGGAGAGGTGTGTTTAATAAGAGAGATAAGAATAcaaagaagaggcaaggaagaaacCTGGAAGGAATCCTCAGAACCACGCCAGGCCATGCTGATCAGATAAAGCTAGCCCATCTTCAAGTGAGGGAACCTGCAGGGTGGAAAGCTGAGAAGTAGCCAAGACAACCTGAATAGATGCACAGAAGAGTGGTTCACCCTGCTGATTGTCCTGCAAGATGTAAATGAAGACTCAGAAAAGATCTACAGACAAGGGACCACAGCTTCTGAGGCCTCAGGCAGAAATGACATTGTTCCAAGATGTCCAGACCAGAGCATTACCTCCACAATCCAGTCTGAGATTTGTTCGTGGCTTAGAAATGCACTGCTGTCTACACCCAGGCTGCAAAATGTCAAAAAGGGGCACTGCTACCTGTTCCTGAATGATAAGACtgtggggaggagaaaggaagaaaggaacaggGGTAGTCTGGCCAGCACGGCTTCAGGTCACGGCCAATCTGCAACCACATAGAAGATGCAGCAAAGAACAGGTTACACATGTCACCTGCCGGCTTCTCCTGgagattcctttttttccctgcagAAGGTGAATGGCCCAAGAATTCAGGAGCAAGACAGCAGATGAAATGGCTGGTAAGTAAACATAATGCTACCATCCCTTGTAAATCTAGCTTCTTTCTTGCAATGTTTTCAAACTATCAATAGGCTTGAGTCAATTTGCTTCTTGAATTAGTGGGGAAGATGGGACCATGGGGTTATAAGGTCTCCATGGCCTCACACATATTAAGAGTAGACTTCATGTACTCCCTTGATTCCTTAGTTGAAATTTGCAAATTTGAGTCATTCAAAGAGAAACTGAGCAGACAAGGGACTATCAAATCCACTTTTTTATTTAGTTCAGTTTTTTCAAAATACATCTAATGAGCAACTCCTCTATGCTGGGCATGGGACAAAATTGAAACAGAAGAATCACAGCTTCCTTAGTAGATTATATGTTTATGAACAACTCAGGCTAAAATgggtctccaaaatatatgagaaaTAACAAGAAGATAAGGAAGTGAGATATTTAAAAGTGTGAGATGGACGTTTGGAAATATGTTTGTATTTAATGTAATTAGAAAACTGTATATATGACATTAAGGGCAGCAACCATTTGTTGAATTTCTACCAAGCACCTGGCATAGTTCCAGGACAGCaggatgggggatggggtggggggggagggggatgcCGGTTGGGGGAGAGGAAGATGACATGCTCTCAGTCTTGCTGAGCAGACAGCCCTGTGGACCAACTCTAACGCAAAGTAATATAATTGAGCCCTTCACCTCCcctctgaagaaaaataattccttCCTTCCCCGCTCCCACTTTTCCCACACCCATCCCTGCCCCAAACTCCAGTCAGGCCATTTCAACCCAGTTCATGATTCTCAGCCAGGAGGTGAGGGATGAGGCCATTTCAGATCATCTCCCTGTCCCCCAAAGGAGATTTATTCGTGATACCACTCTCTAGGTGACTCAGAGGTAGGATTCAAACAACTGATCTCATTAGAATCCTAATCCCTCTAAGAATCTTTTCTTCAACCAAACCTGGTAATGAGCTCTTTTGATACTGGTTCTTGCTACTTTGGAGTCCACAGGGTGGTGACCCTGCAGCATCCCCATAGGATCTGTGGTCGTTAAGATGAGTTTCAAAGCAGGTGAAGGAGGCTTCCAGGGTTGGGGTGTGGGGCAGCAGAAAGAAAAGAGGCAATGTTAAGTCAAGCAAGTGAAAGAGTTTCCTCTTTCTAGAAAAGGGAATGAGACTAGTGGAGAGAAATGGAGGTGACACGTGACCCTGCTGGTGAGTAGACACAGTCCTCCACCCTCAGGATCAGAGAGAGCTAATGGGGGTAGAGGGATCTTGGTGGAGGGCCTTGGAGCCAATGTGAATGACCAAGGTACATGTTTAGGATGTCCGAAAACCAGGGGTGGGAGAAGGGGTCAGGGAGATAAGGGAGATTTGGGTACAAAAACTAGCCTAAAGGGGGTGCCTCCGCTGAGGAAGGCCAGGAGATAACCAAAGGCCAGAAGCTCAGCCTGCAATGTGGTTGGGTGAGGAGGACATCGCAGGGtgggaggaaacacaagaaagaTTATCCTTGGGGAGATTCCCGGGCCCTGCAAAATCCGTCTCAACTACCTCACGCCAGCCTTGGAGAGCGGGTCTGAATGGGAAGTTTTATCCAGCAAAGTCCTTAGCAGTTTGGTACAAGTAAAGGACAACAGGCTGGAAGGAGAAGACTTGGGCTTGAGTGAGACCAGCTGTGAGACTGGGCGGGGTTTGGGGGGGGCGGTGTTCATTTCACCTCCCTAAGCTTGAACTTTTTCCGCTGCAAAATGGAGATTGTGAAGTCTATTCTGTCTCTCTCAGGGTTTGGGGGTGAGGGGCTCAAATTGGATAACACGTATGAAAGGGCTTTGTAAATGGTGAAATGATGAACACACATAAGGGGTTCTGactatttctcttcttctcttcctcaatGGACAAAGTGGTCATAGTAATGACAGAGGGTGGACTGGCCTTCTTTGGTGATTCCCCACCATTAAAATTGCCAGGCcccattgacatatatacactaccaaacgtaaaatagatagtgggaagcagccgcatagcacagggagatcagctcagtgctttgtgaccacctagaggggtgggataaggagggtgggaaggaggctcaagagggaggggatatggggatatacgtatgcatatagctgattcactttgttatacagcagaaactaagacaacattgtaaagcaattatactccaataaagatgttaaaaataaataaataaaatataatattattgagatttgtttttaattgccAGGGTCCTCATGCTATTTTCAGATACCATagaacattcattcttttttttttttaaagacttgttcctttattttatttttattattattatttttttggcgttacgcgggcctctcactgttgtggcctctcccgttgcggagcacaggctccagacgcacag
Above is a genomic segment from Mesoplodon densirostris isolate mMesDen1 chromosome 18, mMesDen1 primary haplotype, whole genome shotgun sequence containing:
- the LOC132478515 gene encoding keratin, type I microfibrillar 48 kDa, component 8C-1-like — encoded protein: MPYSCSLSSLSCSSSCFSRPCVPLSCHGSTLPGSCNIPANVGNSGCFYEGSFDSNEKETMQFLNGRLASYLEKVRQLERDNAELESRIRERSQQQDLLVCPDHQSYFRTIEELQQKILCSKAENTRLVVQIDNAKLAADGFKTKYEMELGLRQLVESDINAQRRILDELTLCKSDLEVQVESLKEELICLKRNHEEEANSLRRQLGDHLSVEVDAVPTVDLNNVLNETRSQYEALIECNRRDVQEWFTRQTEELNGQVVSSLEQLQSYQAEITELRRTFHALEVELQAQHNLRDSLENTLTETEGRYSTQLGQVQCLIGNVESQLEEIRRDLERQNQEYKVLLDVRARLECEINTYRGLLESEDCKLPCNPCTTTNACGKTITPCVSSACTPSAVATRFSPCVPRPNCGPCNSYMC